From Phaeocystidibacter marisrubri, the proteins below share one genomic window:
- a CDS encoding arginase: MIQLISAPSEIGAGTRGASLGYEAMKIASLHVDPTFFKRHKPEVVETANNLLFEHVDNPYGKRIKGVVKMYRRIAAIVAETMDDGDFPLIITGDHSNAGGTIAGISQANPDQRLGVVWIDAHSDLHSPYTSPSGNVHGMPLATAIHEDNLESAINEVRGTALTSWNQMKGGHQRVKPEDIVFIALRSSEDPELHLIDKYNMAVHRTEAVREKGVRAVYEAAMERLKDCDIIYVTFDVDSMDPSVSIGTGTPVPGGLTEAEATEFLQLFAAEEKVVCMEFTEVNPLLDDKGNAMGEAAFRCLKATVEVLEKR, from the coding sequence GCGGTGCAAGCCTCGGCTATGAAGCGATGAAAATTGCTTCGCTACATGTGGATCCTACTTTTTTCAAGCGTCACAAACCCGAAGTGGTGGAAACAGCGAACAACCTATTGTTCGAACATGTAGACAACCCTTACGGCAAGCGAATCAAAGGCGTGGTTAAGATGTACCGCAGAATTGCGGCCATTGTAGCTGAAACGATGGATGATGGGGATTTCCCATTGATTATTACAGGAGATCACAGCAATGCAGGTGGAACTATTGCGGGTATTTCACAAGCGAATCCAGACCAGCGTTTGGGTGTTGTTTGGATTGATGCACACAGCGACCTTCATTCACCGTATACATCTCCTTCTGGAAATGTCCACGGTATGCCTTTGGCAACCGCGATTCATGAAGATAATTTGGAATCGGCCATCAATGAAGTGCGCGGTACGGCATTGACTAGCTGGAACCAGATGAAAGGCGGACATCAGCGTGTGAAGCCTGAAGATATCGTGTTTATTGCGCTGCGCAGTTCGGAAGATCCTGAATTGCACTTGATCGACAAGTACAACATGGCGGTTCACCGAACCGAGGCGGTTCGCGAAAAAGGCGTTCGTGCGGTGTATGAAGCAGCCATGGAGCGACTCAAAGATTGCGACATTATCTATGTGACCTTTGATGTAGATAGCATGGATCCTAGCGTGTCGATTGGAACAGGAACTCCTGTCCCGGGCGGACTTACCGAGGCGGAAGCCACGGAATTCCTTCAACTTTTTGCAGCGGAAGAGAAAGTGGTATGTATGGAGTTCACCGAAGTGAACCCGCTCTTGGACGACAAGGGAAATGCCATGGGTGAAGCAGCTTTTAGATGTTTGAAAGCCACCGTTGAAGTACTAGAAAAAAGATAG
- the ffh gene encoding signal recognition particle protein — protein MFESLSDRLDGAFHVLKGRNKITEINVAESVKEIRRALVDADVSYKIAKQFTDTVKKKAMGSDVLVSLKPGQLMTKIVRDEMASLMGGTAANFSIDGKPAVVLMSGLQGSGKTTFSAKLANYLKRKKTKKVLLVACDVYRPAAIDQLHVLGEQIGVDVFSNKESKDPVEISKAAIAHAKANGHNVVIVDTAGRLAIDEEMMKEIKAVHNAIEPNETLFVVDSMTGQDAVNTAKAFNDLLDFDGVVLTKLDGDTRGGAALTIKAVVNKPIKFVGTGEKMEALDVFHPDRMADRILGMGDVVSLVERAQEQFDEKKARDMQKKIAKNQFGFDDFLDQIQQIKKMGNMKDLLGMIPGMGKMMRDIDIDDDAFKHIEAMIHSMTPDERNDPKLINGSRRKRIAFGSGRDITEVNRLLKQFDDMSKMMKMMQSKGGKRNMMNMMRGMR, from the coding sequence ATGTTTGAAAGTCTTAGCGATCGCTTAGATGGTGCCTTTCACGTACTGAAAGGACGAAATAAGATTACTGAAATTAACGTCGCAGAGTCGGTGAAGGAGATTCGCCGTGCATTGGTAGATGCCGACGTTAGCTATAAGATTGCCAAGCAGTTCACGGATACGGTGAAGAAAAAGGCCATGGGGTCTGACGTATTGGTGAGCTTGAAGCCAGGTCAGTTGATGACCAAAATCGTTCGCGATGAAATGGCTTCACTCATGGGCGGTACGGCTGCTAATTTTTCTATTGATGGAAAGCCTGCAGTTGTATTGATGTCGGGTTTACAAGGTTCTGGTAAAACGACGTTCTCAGCTAAACTTGCAAATTACCTCAAGCGCAAGAAGACCAAGAAGGTACTTTTAGTTGCTTGTGACGTATACCGTCCTGCTGCAATTGATCAGCTTCACGTACTTGGGGAGCAAATTGGGGTAGATGTATTCTCGAACAAGGAGAGCAAGGATCCCGTTGAAATCTCTAAAGCAGCAATTGCTCACGCCAAAGCCAATGGCCATAACGTTGTAATTGTCGATACCGCTGGTCGCCTTGCGATTGACGAAGAGATGATGAAGGAGATTAAGGCCGTTCACAATGCTATTGAGCCAAACGAGACATTGTTCGTGGTGGATTCCATGACCGGTCAAGATGCGGTGAATACGGCAAAAGCCTTTAATGACCTTCTCGACTTTGACGGAGTAGTTCTCACCAAGCTCGACGGTGACACCCGTGGTGGTGCAGCATTGACGATTAAAGCCGTTGTAAATAAACCTATCAAGTTTGTCGGTACTGGCGAGAAGATGGAAGCACTGGATGTGTTCCACCCAGATCGTATGGCCGATCGTATTCTTGGGATGGGTGACGTGGTTTCCCTTGTAGAGCGTGCACAAGAGCAGTTCGACGAGAAGAAAGCACGTGATATGCAGAAGAAAATCGCGAAGAACCAATTTGGTTTTGACGATTTCTTGGATCAAATCCAGCAGATCAAGAAGATGGGTAATATGAAAGACCTTCTCGGAATGATTCCTGGAATGGGTAAGATGATGCGTGACATCGATATTGATGACGATGCCTTTAAGCACATTGAAGCCATGATCCACTCGATGACTCCAGACGAACGCAATGATCCAAAATTGATCAATGGATCACGTCGTAAGCGCATTGCTTTTGGTTCAGGTAGAGATATCACTGAAGTGAACCGCTTGCTCAAGCAGTTTGATGATATGAGCAAGATGATGAAGATGATGCAGAGCAAAGGCGGCAAGCGCAATATGATGAACATGATGCGCGGAATGCGCTAA
- a CDS encoding bifunctional 5,10-methylenetetrahydrofolate dehydrogenase/5,10-methenyltetrahydrofolate cyclohydrolase: MTLLDGKVTARAYKEKIALEVQEWVARGNRPPHLAAVLVGDNPASVAYVNGKVKDCEQVGMKSSLIKLPSDISQEDLLAKVAELNADEGLDGFIVQLPLPNHIDEKTVTLAIDPKKDVDGFHPENVGRMALNLPTYLPATPHGILMMLEHYNIETIGKHCVVVGRSNIVGSPMSILMARNANPGNATVTLTHSRTVDLKTECLRADILIAAIGKANFITADMVKPGAVVIDVGINRVDDASRERGYRLTGDVDFDGVSAVASHLTPVPGGVGLMTRVALLQNTLQAARGEN; encoded by the coding sequence ATGACTTTACTAGATGGAAAGGTAACAGCGAGAGCGTACAAGGAGAAAATCGCACTTGAAGTACAAGAATGGGTGGCCCGAGGCAATCGTCCGCCGCATCTTGCAGCTGTTTTGGTGGGAGATAATCCGGCCAGTGTTGCCTATGTAAACGGTAAAGTGAAGGATTGCGAACAGGTGGGGATGAAATCTTCGCTCATTAAGCTGCCTTCTGATATTTCTCAAGAAGACTTGTTGGCAAAAGTTGCTGAGCTTAATGCTGATGAGGGTTTGGACGGCTTTATCGTTCAACTTCCGCTTCCCAATCACATTGATGAGAAGACGGTTACCCTGGCCATCGATCCTAAAAAAGATGTAGACGGATTCCACCCGGAAAACGTGGGGAGAATGGCCTTAAACTTGCCAACGTACCTTCCAGCAACTCCACACGGTATTCTCATGATGTTGGAGCATTACAACATAGAAACCATTGGAAAGCACTGTGTTGTTGTTGGTAGATCTAACATAGTTGGCTCTCCAATGAGCATCCTTATGGCGCGCAATGCAAATCCGGGAAATGCTACAGTAACGCTTACACACAGTAGAACTGTAGATCTAAAAACGGAGTGTCTTCGTGCCGATATTCTAATTGCAGCAATCGGAAAGGCAAACTTCATTACAGCAGATATGGTAAAACCAGGAGCTGTTGTAATCGATGTTGGCATCAACCGTGTAGACGACGCATCTCGTGAGAGAGGCTATCGTCTAACAGGTGATGTAGATTTTGACGGAGTGAGTGCTGTAGCTTCTCATCTAACTCCAGTTCCAGGAGGAGTGGGATTGATGACCCGTGTCGCTTTACTTCAAAATACACTTCAAGCCGCTAGAGGTGAAAACTAA
- the argS gene encoding arginine--tRNA ligase has protein sequence MSDLQSKLALATQEVLQELYNLEVSTIDFQETRKEFEGDLTLVVFPFLRASKKKPEDTANEIGAALQERLPEVARFNVVKGFLNLVIGESQWSDLFETIAKHEHWGFTTPDENSPAAMVEYSSPNTNKPLHLGHIRNNLLGYSVSRIIAASGKNVVKVQIINDRGIHICKSMIAWVKYGEGETPESSGLKGDKLVGKYYVEFDKHYRAEVAALVEGGMEKKEAESKAPLMLEAQDMLRKWEAGDEDVVGLWKKMNSWVYAGFEETYNRLGVGFDKNYYESETYILGKADVERGLESGVFYRREDGSVWIDLTDEGLDEKLVLRKDGTSVYMTQDIGTAIQRFKDFNIDSLTYVVGNEQDYHFRVLFLILSKLGYEWAHRLYHLSYGMVDLPSGKMKSREGTVVDADDLMDEMESTAEKIAEELGKLDGLGEEERKDLYRKIGMGALKYYILRVDPKRRMMFNPEESIDFTGNTGPFIQYTYARIQSLKRKATDLPEVDFSNHELEERERELVKEMGRFPEIISQAANEFSPAIVANYVYDLTKQFNGFYQSTSILNAETPALAAFRLALAEAVGGIIERGLGVLGIEVPERM, from the coding sequence ATGAGCGATTTACAATCGAAACTAGCTCTTGCTACTCAAGAAGTATTGCAAGAGTTGTACAACTTGGAAGTTTCTACTATTGATTTCCAAGAAACTCGAAAGGAATTTGAAGGTGATCTCACCCTCGTTGTTTTCCCATTCCTTAGAGCCAGCAAGAAGAAACCGGAAGACACCGCCAATGAAATTGGTGCTGCTCTTCAAGAGCGCTTGCCGGAAGTTGCTCGTTTTAATGTGGTGAAGGGTTTTCTAAACTTGGTCATCGGAGAATCTCAATGGTCGGATTTATTCGAAACCATTGCAAAGCATGAGCATTGGGGTTTTACTACTCCAGATGAGAATTCCCCGGCGGCAATGGTGGAGTACAGTTCACCGAATACCAACAAGCCATTACACCTCGGACACATCAGAAACAATCTCTTGGGGTATTCTGTGTCGCGCATCATTGCCGCATCAGGTAAAAATGTTGTGAAGGTTCAAATCATCAATGACAGAGGGATTCACATCTGTAAAAGCATGATTGCTTGGGTGAAGTATGGAGAAGGGGAAACTCCAGAATCAAGCGGACTGAAAGGAGATAAGCTCGTAGGGAAGTACTACGTTGAATTCGACAAACACTACCGTGCTGAAGTTGCTGCTTTAGTGGAAGGTGGTATGGAGAAAAAAGAAGCCGAGTCGAAGGCTCCCCTCATGTTGGAAGCACAGGACATGCTCCGCAAGTGGGAAGCTGGCGATGAAGATGTAGTAGGACTGTGGAAGAAAATGAACAGCTGGGTGTATGCTGGGTTTGAAGAGACATACAACAGACTGGGCGTTGGATTCGACAAGAATTACTACGAAAGCGAAACGTATATTTTAGGTAAGGCAGATGTGGAGCGCGGTTTGGAAAGTGGAGTTTTCTACCGCAGAGAAGACGGCTCTGTTTGGATTGACCTCACCGATGAAGGTTTGGATGAAAAGTTGGTACTCCGTAAGGATGGAACCAGCGTATACATGACACAAGACATTGGAACAGCTATTCAGCGTTTCAAGGATTTCAATATTGACAGCCTAACATACGTGGTTGGAAATGAGCAGGATTATCATTTCAGAGTGTTGTTCCTGATCCTTTCTAAGTTGGGATATGAGTGGGCTCACCGACTTTACCACTTGTCGTACGGTATGGTCGATCTTCCTTCGGGCAAAATGAAGTCGCGTGAGGGAACGGTAGTAGATGCCGATGACCTAATGGATGAAATGGAATCCACAGCAGAGAAAATTGCAGAAGAACTCGGCAAGCTTGACGGACTAGGTGAAGAAGAGCGTAAGGATCTATACCGCAAGATTGGTATGGGGGCCTTGAAGTACTACATTCTCCGTGTAGATCCGAAGAGAAGAATGATGTTCAACCCAGAAGAATCGATTGATTTTACGGGAAACACAGGACCATTCATCCAATACACTTATGCCAGAATTCAATCGCTAAAACGCAAGGCCACAGACTTACCTGAGGTGGATTTTTCCAACCACGAACTCGAGGAGCGGGAGCGTGAATTGGTCAAGGAAATGGGACGATTCCCAGAGATCATCTCTCAAGCTGCCAATGAGTTCAGTCCAGCTATTGTTGCGAATTACGTATATGATCTCACCAAGCAATTCAACGGATTCTATCAAAGTACCAGCATTTTGAATGCCGAAACTCCAGCGCTCGCCGCCTTCCGTCTTGCTCTTGCCGAGGCCGTAGGAGGTATCATTGAACGCGGGCTAGGCGTGTTGGGGATTGAAGTGCCGGAAAGAATGTAG